In a genomic window of Plectropomus leopardus isolate mb chromosome 6, YSFRI_Pleo_2.0, whole genome shotgun sequence:
- the LOC121944054 gene encoding retinal dehydrogenase 1-like, which yields MPVTGAGVHQTGGSSAASPTEGKHASTNSQPDNGHKQSDNRCNRQSHKSHHVDGPEMHSLPMPIPDPPIQYTKLFINNEWQESCSGRKIPVYDPATGNLLCEVEEADPEDVDKAVRSARAAFQLGSPWRSMDASDRGQLLNRLADLVERDRLLLATLEALDSGKVFLMAYFVDLMATIKTLRYYGGWADKIHGKTIPVDGDYFTYTRHEPIGVCGQIIPWNFPVMMFAWKIAPALCCGNTVVIKPAEQTPLSALHMAALIKEAGFPPGVVNVVPGYGQTAGCAISHHMDIDKIAFTGSTAVGKLIQKAAGESNLKRVTLELGGKNPNIVFADCDLEYAVEQAHSGLFFNQGQCCLAGSRVFVEEPIYEEFVHRSVEKAKSKVLGNPLLPGVDQGPQIDQKQFDKIMELIESGKRDGATLECGGSPWGQQGLFIQPTVFSNVTDDMRIAKEEIFGPVQQIMCFRSIHEVTERANATHYGLAAGVFTNNIDKALTVSSALQAGMVWVNCYNAMSAQCPFGGFKMSGNGRELGEYALQEYTEVKAVTIKLSQKNS from the exons ATGCCGGTGACCGGAGCGGGAGTCCACCAGACCGGAGGCAGCTCAGCAGCATCCCCGACAG AGGGAAAGCATGCCAGCACAAACTCCCAGCCCGACAACGGCCACAAGCAGTCTGACAACAGATGCAATCGCCAGAGCCACAAATCACACCACGTAGACGGACCTGAGATGCACTCCCTTCCCATGCCAATCCCAGACCCCCCCATTCAGTACACTAAG CTGTTCATCAATAATGAGTGGCAGGAGTCCTGCAGTGGGAGAAAGATTCCTGTGTATGATCCCGCCACAGGGAACCTGCTGTGTGAAGTGGAGGAGGCTGACCCA GAAGATGTAGACAAGGCAGTGAGGAGTGCCAGAGCCGCCTTCCAGCTGGGGTCACCATGGCGATCCATGGACGCCTCAGACCGAGGTCAACTACTGAACAGACTTGCTGACTTAGTGGAGAGAGACCGACTACTGCTAGCT ACACTAGAGGCTCTGGACTCTGGCAAAGTGTTTCTAATGGCATATTTTGTAGATCTGATGGCCACAATTAAAACCTTGAGATACTATGGTGGCTGGGCAGACAAGATTCATGGCAAAACCATCCCTGTAG ATGGAGATTATTTTACTTACACTCGACATGAACCCATTGGAGTATGTGGCCAGATCATTCCT TGGAACTTCCCAGTGATGATGTTTGCGTGGAAGATTGCTCCGGCTCTGTGCTGTGGGAACACTGTGGTCATCAAACCTGCCGAACAGACCCCATTATCAGCCCTGCACATGGCTGCGCTCATCAAAGAG GCTGGCTTTCCTCCAGGTGTGGTGAACGTGGTGCCAGGCTACGGTCAGACAGCAGGCTGCGCCATTTCCCATCACATGGACATTGACAAAATAGCCTTTACTGGATCTACTGCT GTTGGGAAACTCATCCAGAAGGCTGCAGGAGAAAGCAACTTGAAGAGAGTTACACTAGAACTCGGtggaaaaaacccaaatattgtCTTTGCCGATTGTGACT TAGAGTATGCAGTGGAGCAGGCCCACAGCGGTCTGTTCTTTAACCAGGGCCAGTGCTGTCTGGCTGGATCCAGAGTGTTTGTAGAGGAACCGATCTACGAGGAGTTTGTCCACCGCAGTGTGGAGAAGGCCAAATCCAAAGTCCTGGGAAACCCACTGCTGCCAGGGGTTGACCAAGGACCGCAG ATTGACCAGAAGCAGTTTGATAAGATAATGGAGCTGATAGAGAGTGGGAAGAGGGATGGAGCCACGCTGGAGTGTGGGGGATCCCCGTGGGGTCAGCAGGGACTTTTCATCCAACCTACCGTCTTCTCAAATGTTACAGACGACATGCGCATCGCCAAAGAAGAG ATTTTTGGTCCAGTGCAGCAGATCATGTGTTTCCGTAGCATCCATGAAGTCACTGAGAGAGCCAACGCCACACACTATGGCCTGGCAGCAGGAGTGTTTACTAACAACATCGACAAAGCCCTGACAGTCTCTTCTGCTCTGCAGGCTGGCATGGTCTG ggtgAACTGCTACAATGCCATGAGCGCCCAGTGTCCCTTTGGTGGCTTTAAGATGTCTGGGAATGGGAGGGAACT